One segment of Meriones unguiculatus strain TT.TT164.6M chromosome 3, Bangor_MerUng_6.1, whole genome shotgun sequence DNA contains the following:
- the Sf3b5 gene encoding splicing factor 3B subunit 5 gives MTDRYTIHSQLEHLQSKYIGTGHADTTKWEWLVNQHRDSYCSYMGHFDLLNYFAIAENESKARVRFNLMEKMLQPSGPPADKPEEN, from the coding sequence ATGACGGACCGATACACCATCCACAGCCAGCTGGAGCACCTGCAGTCCAAGTACATCGGCACGGGCCACGCCGACACCACCAAGTGGGAATGGCTTGTGAACCAGCACCGGGACTCCTACTGCTCCTACATGGGTCACTTCGACCTCCTCAACTACTTCGCCATTGCCGAGAATGAGAGCAAAGCGCGCGTACGCTTCAACCTGATGGAGAAAATGCTGCAGCCCAGCGGGCCGCCGGCGGACAAGCCCGAGGAGAACTGA